Within Cyprinus carpio isolate SPL01 chromosome A11, ASM1834038v1, whole genome shotgun sequence, the genomic segment AACGCTATTGGTAAGTCTaacaataagtaaaataaaatattcaattttgACAGAGCACATATTATCCTCATCCAAACCTCAGTCAAGCTAGATGACGCTCGTCTTTtcgtaatactactactactactactgtcatttagcagatgcttttttccaaagcgacttacatctAGGAGAACAACACAAGCAAGAAATCAAATAGGAGGGTCCAGCATGGATAAGTGCTGGTTAGATTGCTGTGAGTCCCGTCGGACACAGGTGCTGCCATGCAGTGCTAGaggagtttgtttttttgtttttttctttcactcaGCCAACCCAACATTTAGTCAAGCTGACTCGACTACGAAAAGACGAGTGTCGGACTACTTGACTGCGGTTCATCCACCGTTTAAAAAGTTTAAGTGCTGTatgtgatttattaaaatgtattttttttaattaggcctagccaaaaaaaaaaaactctgcaaaaATGTTTCAGTATGGCATGTCCATTTGATCTGTATTTGATTCATAAAGACAGTTGAAtggattattttataaaatggatTCAAATTTCTCCACAAACTGCACATATGCCTATAGTACACAAAAATTCTATTTGTGTATCTGCAGTGTCTGAGTTTTGGAATGACAAAGTTTtgaaatacagaagaaaataaatcatttttagatGGATGTAGACTGAtatttattaaagtccccaataGTTGTGTTTTATTCTTTATCATACAGAGAACGGTGTTAAGGATCCCCACATAGATCGTGCCATTGGAGTTTGCAAGAAGATAGTCGCTGCTTTTTCCTACAGCTGGAAGAAAAGAAGAGAGCTGGGTGTAGCTCAGTCAGAGCTTGGCCTTCCCCCTCATCAGCTAACAACAGGATCCCCAACCAGATGGGGCTCCCGCCAAAAGATGATCGAGCGATTCCTGGAACAGGAGAAGGCTATAGCCCGTGTCCTGAGGTCTGATGTTAAAAGCCGCCATCTTGTGCCCTCTTGGCAAGACATCGAGGTTTTGCAGTCAGTAAACAAGGCGGTTAAAGCACTCCAAGACTTTACAGATGCGCTATCAGGGGAAATGTATGTCAGTGTCTCATATATCAAGCCTGTTATCCATCTGTTCAAAACCAGTCTTTTGCAGCCTGAGGACAACGACACGGAGCttaccaaaacaataaaaaggaaCATACTGGGATATCTTGTTGACAAATACAGTGATCCTGTCAAGGATGAGCTCTTGGACATGGCCTCTCTGATGGATCCAAGGTTCCGGGCATCCTACATCGACCCAGACATGGTGGAGAAAGTCAAAAGAAGAGCTGTCAGTGAACTTCTTTCTTTCCCCGCTGACAAAAGCACACCACAGCCTGGTCCAGTTGTGCAGGTGGACCAGGAAGAGGCAAGGCCTCAGCCAGACCCCAAGAGGAAAAAGACCTTAGCAACCTTCTTCAAGAAGAGTGTTGTTGTGCCAACATCTGACAAGTCGGAAGAAGCTAAAATAAAGACTGAACTGGTAACCTATCTGCTCTTGCCAGAGGCAGACCCTGACACTGATCCACTGCAGTGGTGGAAGATCCAGCTTCTCAAGGCTCAGTCACCTGGCCAAGAAATACCTCAGTATCCCTGCAACAAGAGGCTTTTCAGTGTAGGCGGAGGAGTTGTCACATGCAGCAGAGCTTGCCTCAAGCCAGAGGCAGTGGACAGGCTGATTTTCCTtgccaaaaatgtttaaatgttattgaCAGCAACTTAAGCACATATCTCATGTTCTGCACCTCaaccaaaatgtgatttttctttcctgttcATACATTCAGggacacaaatgaaaaaaaaatatttttttaaagcaaagtttgCACTTCATCAATTTCAGTTGGAgttgatgtattatttattttgcacattttgtacTCTGctaaatttttgtttacattagtaTTTTACCCAAGACAGAGGTGTTGCCTCtttatgttgttatttaaaaTTCTATGCAAAGTGCAATTAAAGACagagtatttttttctgtttttggtttgaaaaatttaattctgCTAAGAGTAAGATGCAGTGCATGTTCATGCCatgtatcagaatcagaatcagaatcagaatgagctttattgccaggtatgtttacacatacgaggaatttgttttcgtgacagaagctccgcagtgcaacagaatgacagcgacagaacaaaaaacacacaataaaagaataaaaaaaatacagaaaatacaaatcagtaggtaaggaatgacagtatacaaattgacaattgtatggcagatatattacaatgagcagttatgtatgtacaggtatattatgtgcaaaaaataataatttaagtgtacactaagtatgtgtgttagataataagtgtatgtgtctgtaaatataaatatcatataaattatcaagtgttcattagatggattgcctgggggaagaaactgttcctgtgtctggtcgttctggtgctcagtgctctgtagcgtcgaccagatggtaacagttcaaacagggagtgtgctggatgtgaggggtccagagtgattgattttgccagcccttttgctcactctggataagtacagttcttgaatagacgggagggttgtaccgatgattctctcagcagtccggactaccctctgtagtcttctgaggtcagatttagaagcggagctgaaccagacagttactgaagtgcag encodes:
- the LOC122146578 gene encoding E3 SUMO-protein ligase ZBED1-like; its protein translation is MVPIYTMEKTGFINLIKTLDPRYELPSRKYFSEVALPQLYNNTREKVSRELEELSFYSATTDMWSSRTMQPYMSLTVHFINNAWDLRSISLQTSYFPEDHTGELVAKGLRDALDCWNLSENRLCCMTTDSGTNMIKALRVNGWPNLQCFGHKLHNAIENGVKDPHIDRAIGVCKKIVAAFSYSWKKRRELGVAQSELGLPPHQLTTGSPTRWGSRQKMIERFLEQEKAIARVLRSDVKSRHLVPSWQDIEVLQSVNKAVKALQDFTDALSGEMYVSVSYIKPVIHLFKTSLLQPEDNDTELTKTIKRNILGYLVDKYSDPVKDELLDMASLMDPRFRASYIDPDMVEKVKRRAVSELLSFPADKSTPQPGPVVQVDQEEARPQPDPKRKKTLATFFKKSVVVPTSDKSEEAKIKTELVTYLLLPEADPDTDPLQWWKIQLLKAQSPGQEIPQYPCNKRLFSVGGGVVTCSRACLKPEAVDRLIFLAKNV